In a genomic window of Candidatus Tumulicola sp.:
- a CDS encoding BlaI/MecI/CopY family transcriptional regulator, translating to MSRKKSLTLTDHELRLMEVLWERGRATVADVVDALLPPPLAYTTVLTTLRTLEQKGYVAHQGEGRAYVYRPLVAREHAAKSAIKHILDRFFKNSPGDFAVALLDDTHLSDADVLKIKRLLGPRKNAS from the coding sequence ATGTCCCGAAAGAAATCGCTAACTCTGACGGACCATGAGCTTCGGCTCATGGAAGTACTTTGGGAACGTGGCCGGGCAACGGTGGCCGACGTGGTGGATGCTCTGTTGCCGCCACCACTGGCATACACGACGGTACTAACAACGTTGCGAACGCTCGAGCAAAAAGGGTACGTCGCGCACCAAGGTGAGGGCCGCGCGTACGTATATCGTCCGCTTGTCGCGCGCGAACATGCGGCAAAATCCGCGATCAAACACATTCTCGACCGGTTCTTTAAGAACTCGCCGGGCGACTTCGCTGTCGCCCTTCTCGACGATACGCACCTAAGCGATGCCGACGTATTAAAAATTAAACGGCTGCTCGGACCCCGTAAAAACGCATCATGA
- a CDS encoding AI-2E family transporter has protein sequence MRGWLIGAAVVAGAVLIWDVFSGALSALLLMFTAVLFAAGLRPIVDRMAKRIPYGIAVGLAFLAVIAVIVVIGAVLIQPLGAELIKLVQSLPGYASALQTQLEVVQRHFENNQTARQIAGALAGSAGNAASVIGVRLLSGTALTVAAVGNGLLILLLAVGWMLSSDELSRFVLSLMPPKPRSQWRDAFEDIAKRLSAYVGGVVINGSIVGIVMGISLALLGAPYYLLLGFIAAIFQAIPMLGAVISGPIILLVVLATSGWSKMLIALVIFTVVQVIDQNVLSPIIFGQRVQLSFLLIILATVVGGTLLGIGGAFLAVPAAAVLQVLVVRIIAPAIRAANEQK, from the coding sequence ATGCGCGGCTGGCTTATCGGCGCGGCGGTCGTAGCCGGCGCCGTATTGATATGGGACGTGTTCTCGGGAGCGCTCTCGGCGTTGCTCCTGATGTTTACCGCCGTGCTGTTCGCTGCCGGGCTTCGGCCGATCGTCGATCGAATGGCGAAGCGAATACCGTATGGCATTGCGGTCGGGCTAGCGTTCCTTGCTGTCATCGCGGTAATCGTGGTGATTGGAGCCGTGCTCATTCAGCCGCTCGGAGCGGAGCTCATCAAGTTGGTCCAATCGTTACCGGGCTATGCAAGTGCGCTTCAAACGCAACTTGAGGTGGTGCAGCGTCATTTCGAAAATAATCAGACTGCACGCCAGATCGCCGGCGCCTTAGCCGGCAGTGCCGGCAATGCGGCCAGCGTCATCGGCGTTCGCCTGCTCAGCGGGACGGCGCTCACCGTCGCCGCAGTCGGCAACGGTCTGCTCATTCTTCTGCTCGCCGTCGGTTGGATGCTGTCGAGTGATGAGCTGTCGCGATTTGTACTGAGCTTGATGCCCCCCAAGCCTCGCTCGCAGTGGCGTGACGCCTTTGAAGACATTGCGAAGCGCCTGAGCGCGTACGTGGGAGGCGTCGTCATCAATGGTTCGATCGTCGGCATCGTTATGGGCATCTCGCTGGCACTACTTGGCGCACCATACTACTTACTCTTGGGATTTATCGCCGCAATCTTTCAGGCGATTCCGATGCTTGGCGCCGTGATCTCCGGGCCGATCATTCTCCTGGTTGTACTAGCGACGAGTGGCTGGTCGAAGATGCTCATCGCCTTAGTGATTTTCACCGTCGTTCAGGTGATCGACCAAAACGTGCTTTCGCCGATTATCTTCGGCCAACGAGTTCAGCTCAGCTTTCTGCTGATCATCCTGGCGACGGTCGTGGGCGGAACGCTGCTTGGTATCGGCGGGGCCTTCCTTGCCGTACCGGCCGCGGCGGTGTTGCAAGTGCTCGTGGTGCGCATTATCGCTCCAGCCATTCGCGCCGCGAACGAGCAGAAGTGA
- a CDS encoding glycine-rich protein → MPFVRSYAVAQFRSFDYTGKPQHFKVPSGVTQVTIIADGASGGSSTGYAPGGRGGRVHAVVPVLSNEMLYVYVGGVSNSSSGGFNGGGNGEGWGYCGGPFGGGGASDVREGGQSLTDRIVVAGGGGGAGGDLCSYSQGTGGQGGSGTGERGQDAYGNGAGDGGAGGTQTHGGLGGKGGSGSSAHGQHGRASNVGVGGAGGKSVCGGRCPAGGGGGGGYYGGGGGGGGGYYDGSGGGGGGGSSFVEPSAKGFRWYRGWKANTGSGYVTIEWQQ, encoded by the coding sequence ATGCCATTCGTTCGTTCTTACGCAGTCGCACAGTTTAGATCATTTGACTACACGGGAAAGCCGCAACATTTTAAAGTCCCCAGTGGCGTAACGCAAGTCACGATCATTGCTGACGGCGCATCGGGTGGAAGTAGCACGGGTTATGCGCCGGGCGGACGTGGCGGACGCGTTCATGCTGTAGTGCCCGTACTATCAAATGAAATGCTGTACGTTTACGTTGGCGGCGTTTCTAATAGCAGCAGCGGCGGATTTAACGGTGGTGGGAACGGCGAAGGCTGGGGTTACTGTGGTGGTCCGTTCGGCGGTGGAGGTGCGAGCGATGTACGCGAGGGTGGGCAAAGTTTAACCGATCGGATTGTTGTTGCGGGCGGGGGAGGCGGTGCAGGCGGTGACTTGTGTAGTTACTCGCAAGGCACTGGTGGTCAAGGCGGATCGGGTACGGGTGAACGGGGCCAGGATGCTTATGGCAATGGCGCTGGAGATGGGGGAGCTGGTGGTACGCAAACGCACGGTGGCTTGGGTGGGAAGGGCGGTAGCGGTTCTTCTGCGCACGGACAACACGGAAGGGCCAGCAACGTAGGAGTTGGCGGCGCCGGAGGCAAGTCGGTTTGCGGTGGGAGATGTCCGGCGGGCGGAGGCGGAGGCGGTGGATATTATGGTGGTGGCGGCGGCGGTGGCGGCGGATACTATGATGGCAGTGGGGGTGGCGGCGGCGGAGGCTCGTCGTTCGTAGAACCGAGTGCTAAAGGTTTTCGATGGTACAGAGGCTGGAAAGCTAACACGGGTAGTGGTTACGTAACGATCGAGTGGCAGCAGTGA